GGTTTGTACATAGGATTTTGAAAGTAAAGCTACTTTTCCATGGGGAAAAATTTAGTATTTGACTTGTTACTCACTTATTTCTCTGTTGCTGACATATGCCAACGACATTTGCCATGTgagaaaataaacaatacgCATGAAAAGAGATCAACACCTAATATGGAGTAATATGCGGCTTTCTATTATAGAGACTGGACTATATTGGGGTTATGTCCAACATTGAGGAAATCAATGACTGATGAGCATGGGCAAAATAACTTATTAATTGTCAAGGGCAACTAACTCAAGGGGTCAACTGTTAgattaaaatatttcaaattaattcaatttttagaCCCTCACCAAAGGATTTCTCAAATTATCGGAAAGGAACAATTATTCCTTATCgtatttgtttcttttttttttttttttttttccaaaccaccaccacactTATAAAAACTAAGAAGATAGAACACTTTTAGTCATGTTcaagttgatgatgataaatctACCGTTGAAATTTAGTAATGCTTATTAATCAACTTTTTGTAATTGCAGAGCCTTCGGGTAAATTTAATTCCAGCTTGATAAACAAGAagaccaagaaaaaaatgcaACTAATGTGTGTTACACATTTGATTACAACTTGCTTGTtggccaaaaaaaaaaaaaagtactACATTAAAAGGAATTTCATTGTATATTCGGGGCTGTGTATGTGACTAGGAATTGCTAAGGAGCGTTTATTGTCCTACAAAGTGTGTAGCAGGATATTCCACTGCAGAGATAGACCTTCTGTGTCAGTTGAATTACGGTGTTTTATCTACGACTTAAGCCTGATATTATTTTGCCTCTAGTAGGTTTGCACCGTTATTTGCAAGCAAACAATAGACCAGAAATACAAGAGGTGAAGAAAACGTAATCTTAGGTAATATAATTGTATAATTGCATCCGGTGCAGATACTGCAAACTATATCTCAAACTGAAACCAATATTTTCCATAGTAATCTTTCCCACTTCAAGTAATACTTGAGCTTTTACATTTGTTGCATAACTACTTCTGAAACTCCCCGTCATATTCTTTCTATCACTATTAAACTTCCCCATTTTAAAAAGATCTAGAATCtcaaaaagaataaagCAAAACTCACAATGCCTGACCCTTTGTTATTCTGTATCAATAGTGAAATGAAAATACAATAAGAATATTCTTGCTATTGTCAATACTTGCAGATGTAGTTATTGTTCTCTATTTCTGtattcaagaatttgaaaagaacAGCTTTCAGTTGAGGTTTCCATCTAGACAAGCCCACTCTATGATTTATCCAATAAAGGCTTCATTGtttgatataattttgtGCTTCTTTCTATGTGTTGGTTTATATACACATCATGGATAGGAGCCACAAAACTTCCAAGAATACCACTGTTCCgttgtctttttttgttttgttttttgcaTCCTCACAAGAAATTCTTGGTATGTTAATCTAgcaacaataaaaattggTTTAATTCAAGTACTTCTTTTAATCAGATAGATTAAAAAAGAGGCAAAGTAATTTCTATCTTCTCATCAATAAATGTGTATATATACCAACTGAAATATCTCTCTGGTGTTGCCTCTCTCACGTACTCTATAATCTCCATCAGAATAtccaaaatgaaaatacaAACTTGTATTTATCTTTTACCAATTCTATCCGTGACCTTAGCAATAAGGGTTactcaaaaaaaagatctTGCTTATGCCGCTTGCAAATCTTTGCTCACTCAATCTGCAAGTTCTTCTTTGCCTGATCCATTCTGTGACGCGGAAAACCAGTCAGCTATGGGATCAATGGCTATCTGCTTagttgaaaattttgaagGATCTCCCAAAGACTATTATCGTCCATATTTAAAAGCATGTTCTATATCTGAACAGACATTTTTCGCATCATATAAGAATGCAACAAATCACATACCAGCATCATTACTGGATCAAGATTCTAACACGACTCACCCAATCAGGCTCTCATATGATAATGTGCAGTTACTGTATAATCAGTTGTACCGTAAAACTTTGAATGATAATTACAGTGTTTGGTTTGGAACGGTTTTATTGGCATATTGGGGACTCGTCATGTTGGTAGCCAGTTTCAATTACTGGTCTCACTTTTTGTTCCCTGGTTTTGTGAAAATTTTACATGGTTCAATATCCAACTTTATTAGACTGCATTTTATACTCGCCCCAACAGTTGGCAATAGACATGCTTCATCCGTGAAACATCTAAAGGTTTTTCGGGCTTATGTTCCCTTGAGGTTTGAGTCAATAATTGTGTTAATATGGGCAATCTTATGTTTTATATTCTGTGgtataaatcattatccAACGGGCCCAAACTTGTCCTCCCTAGTGGGAAACAGAGCTGCTCAGCTTGCTGGATTTTGCGTGCCTTTGCTCATCTTATTTGCTGgaagaaataattttttgCAATGGTTAACTGGGTGGTCCCATGCCagatttcttttgtttcaCCGGTGGCAGGCACGCGTAATATTCATCATGATGTTAGTCCATGTAAGTGCAAAAACTTCTGTTTTGATACAATATGATATCTACTCTTCCACTTTCCTGCAGAGCTATATGGCATGGGCTATAGTTGCTGTCATTTCGTTAGGATTCTTGATTGGGCATTCTTGGCAATACTTTAGAGGCTCGAATtatgaaatatttttaattgttcatCACATCTTGGCCATATTATTTATAGCAGGTGCATGGATTCACACTAGGGGAGCAGACACTCCTTATGCTTACTATGCAGCCACATCGATCTGGCtgtttgataaattggttAGGTTAATTAGAGTGTCTCTGTATGGTGTTAAAAAGGCAAAGGTTGAATTGATCTCTGACGAAGTTTTGAAGGTAACTGTACCCAGACCAGGTTGGTGGAAACGATTCCCAGGATCTTATGCCTATGTTTACTTTCTTAAACCAACAGCTTTCTGGCAATCACATCCATTTACTATTGTTGATTCTGTTGAAGACGCCAATACGTTAACTTTTTGTATAAAAGTCAAAGGAGGCATGACTCATGGAATTTGTCAACAATTACTAAAGAAATCTAATCAAATGGACGCTTTCCATGTTCTTATTGAGGGTCCATACTCTCAGCCTCATTCTGGGAGACATTTTGAAAACCTTGTCATGTTGAGCTCTGGTACTGGCATTCCGGGACCTTACTTTACTGCTCTTGATTTGATTAGAAGAAATGACAATTCAACCAAACGAGTAAAATTCTATTGGATTATTCGTGACGTGAAGTCAATTAATTGGTTCTTGGAGGAACTCTGCAAGTTAGAAGGATCAATAGTTGAGACAGTCATTTATATTTCCAACACAAACACCAATTTTCCTAGTTTAAAGACGCAGGAAATTTCCAAGCAATTTGACAGTGATACCGAGCGGATTTCTTATTCAAGCGATTATTTGAAACATCGCTTGCAATTTGTGGAATTCCGATATGGTCGGCCAAGTGTACACGAGATTATTCATCAGGAAATTAAAGAAGCATGTAATTCAATTGGGTTTATTACTTGTGGTGCACCCCAAATGGTAGATAATGCTCGAATGGCGATTGTTAACTCGTTGAAACGTGATACCAGCAAAAGAATAGAGCTCTTTGAGGATTTTCAGGAATGGTAAGCTCCGTATTGTGTATATGTTTCAAGGCATATAGTGTtctatttttatatatagTTTTTGTCCGTTTGTATTAGATTCTCAGAAGTAAACATAGCTATAACTTATTATTTAGTTTGCAATATGTGCGTGTGCAAAGGTACAATTTGATCAGTAGTCaccccccaaaaaaaaaagaattgagaaaacttcaaatacgatgatgaaaaattttcaattctactgaactcttttttttttttttttttcttttcaaaatctaAACTCAAACCAAATAAGAAAGACTTATTTATAACAATGGTATGTCCATAAAGCATTTGCTTTTATAGAGTTGGAACAACATCCTCCTTGTTTGTCACAGGCCTCtctttttatcaatattaaagaACTAAAGGTTATGTGCATCCGGGAGTGATGGTGTATGTTAGTGCATTTTAAGGCTTTAAGTGAAACGCATTTTTTGCTGTTTCACTTCTTTGCTATGTTGATGCAAATACTTTCAGTGTCGTCACTTCTTTTTGATGATGCACAGGCTGAGTATCTTTTAACGATACTGTAGAGTAAAAGTGAGAACAAAGAATTGGATCGtttgttgatattaattTTGAGAAccccaattttttcttttggaaACTAACTTTACTCAATGACACAGCCTTCTTCAAAAAAAGTTGCTCCAGCTCCATTAGCTACTAAATCTAAAGCTTCAACAAGCACCAAGAATCCATTGTTCGAATCTACACCAAAGAACTTTGGTATTGGACAATCCATCCaaccaaaaagaaacttgTCCAGATTTGTTAAATGGCCAGAATATGTCAGATTACAGagacaaaagaaaatcttGTCTTTGAGATTGAAAGTTCCACCATCTATTGCTCAATTTTCTCAAACTTTAGATAAAAACACTGCTGCTCAAGcttttaaattattgaacaaaTATAGACCAGAAACCTCTGctgaaaagaaagaaagattaaCTAAAGAAGCTGCTGCTATTGCCGAAGGAAAAACTGCTAAAGACGTTTCACCAAAACCAGTTGTTGTCAAATACGGTTTAAACTATGTTGTTTCtttgattgaaaacaaaaaggccaaattggttttgattGCCAATGATGTTGACCCAATTGAATTGGTTGTCTTTTTACCAGCTTTATGTAAGAAAATGGGTGTTCCATACGCCATTGTGAAAGGTAAGGCTAGATTGGGAACTTTGGTTCACAAAAAGACTTCTGCCGTTGCTGCTTTAACTGAAGTTAACTCTGCTGATGAAGCTGAGTTATCTAAATTGGTCTCCACTATCAACGCCAACTACATTGAAAAATACGAAGAAAACAGAAAACACTGGGGTGGTGGTATCATGGGTTCTAAAGCCAATGATAAAATCGCTAAAAAGGCCAAAGCTGCCGCTGCTGCTGTTTCTACTGCTTAATTAGTTTAATTATGTATTGCATCAGTATACTGGTGTCTACTTtttatttacttttttttttcttctttatgtatattattttcaataaactGTGTTCTTGCTTTGggataatttgtttttttaattgtatTTCCATAATTTCTATGCTATGCTTCGTTAAGATAGCACAACCGTATTGTTTTTTGCAACTTGTCAAAATTAGGGCTATAGCCCTAACACTATTTTTTGGTGAGGACACATCgagctttttttttttttgaaggTGTAGGTGAGAGCGTGCGAGCCATTGagtaaaacaaaaaatttatcaagaGTTTTTCTTTACAGGTATTGTTTTGCTAGTACCATCAATATCGATTAAGTGTATGTGAAGGTTTAATACCAGGGACTAGGGGAGACATAGACAACGAGATATCTAGGAATTAATATGATTCAGATAAAAGAATGGGTGAAATACAGAATATAAGTTTAAGATTAGGCTAAGAAACTCAATGAAAGAGAACTGGATATGTCTTCAATGTTTTCCTTCTCAACGTGAATCCATTTGGTCAATACTAACATTATAATTTATAGAACAATGGCTAAATCTAAGAATCACACAGCTCACAACCAAACCAGAAAAGCCCACAGAAACGGTATTAAAAAACCAAAGACCTTCAAGTACCCATCTTTAAAAGGTGTTGATGCTAAATTCAAGAGAAACCACAGATACGCTTTACATGGTAGTGCCAAAGCCTTAGCTAAGGCCAGAGCTGAAAAATCTGCTTAAGTTTGAGTAAAGGAGAATTATGCCGACTTTCGGgtattgaataaatttaaCTGTATCATATGTTCATAATTGTTGTATCTTTATTTACGAATTAGaacaaataattataatgaagtacaatttatttaaaaagagaatttgGTCCATTCGACAATTAAGttattggtgttgtttGGCTCAATGTAGATGTTTATGTTGgctgttattttttttttttttttcgcaTTTAGTTCAACATCGGCTGTTCTTTATTATGTTCTGTGTTGCAAAAGTTGTTTTTCTAAAGAAATCCATACACTTTTAAAATACTCTACCCTTTGACCACATTTCAATCACTAGATCTAATGGCCTCTCAATCATCAAATCATTATCGtgtttatataaaaaatcTCAGTTACCTGACAAGCGAGAAAGATTTAGAGGAGttatttggaaaatttgAACCGTAAGTGCTAACCGCGGAGGATTAAACCAAATGTTAGTTTTAGCAAGAATATCATACTAATTTAGTTACAAGGGTTAATGTGTTGATTCCTAGTTACACAATCCATTTCAGTAGAAGTGGTAGACACAGGCCCTTAGGAATTGCTTATGCCGAGTTTAGAACTCCAGAACAGATAGAGTCTGTTGTCAAAGAGTTTGACGGTCATGTCTTAAAGAATAGAAAAATAACTGTTAAAAAACATATGGCTTATGATCCAAACAATCGTcgtttttcatttaaacgcaaatcaaatataaagaatGGTAAAATGAATCAGGGTGGCTCCCTGACTGGTGAGATACTTGCACCTGTTGCAAAAGAGTTTTTGGTACGTGATGATGAGACCGTCTCAATTGGAcaacagaagaagaaccCCCCTCGCAAACCAGAGCTCTCAATGGATACTATTATGATTCAAAAAGTTCATGGTAAAGTTACTGATGAATCTCTCaaagattttttcaaagagTACAATCCCAGTCAAATCTACATAttcaaaagcaaaaaacCAAAGCTCAATCCCATGAATCTTACTGGATCGCATGTAAATGTTTTAGTTAAACTTGATGTTACCCAAACAAAGTTAGATGAGATCATTTCCAACTTGAGATCCCAAAAAATGAATGGGAGATACATCAGTATGAAACCTGCCTACAAGTCAAAAGTTTTGGAAGTAGAAAAAGCCATCGCTGAGCTGAAATCGCTCGAAAATACTGGAGAAGGTGAAAACATGATTGTTGACGAGAAAGCATCTCCAACTAATAAACATGGAAAGAATGCTGAGCATGATAATCTGGAAATTTCCCTTATTGGCACCGTTTcgaattgttgatttacaTTTTTCTTGTGTTTTTGATGTAGACCGGACCTAACAAGGTTATTAGCTATGCTATGTATATTATGCAGCATCCTCTTTAACTTTTCCACttacatatacatatatgtTTATCtgatatattattattatttatttatttatttatttgaaacaaaaacttAAACCCAAAAACTATTTAATCATgcatttctttatttttccTATGTAATTGTACAATGTAGTAAagtaattaaataatttattcaGCAGTTTTTTGTGTACCACGTAACAAACCAGTTCTTCTAGCAGCAATCAAACCAGCCTTTTGACCGGAAACAGCACCTCTAGAAATAGTAGAAGCTTTACCAATATGTTGATGGTTACCACCACCATGTGGATGGTCTACTGGGTTCATAGCAACACCTCTGGTCTTTGGCCATGAGTTTCTCTTGACCTTGTATTTGTGGAAGGCTCTACCAGCTTTCAATAATGGTTTATCGAttctaccaccaccagcaacaacaccaataaCACCTCTGGCATCAGAAGAGATGATCTTCTTGGCACCAGATGGCAACTTAACTCtggttttgttttcatcTGGGTTGTGACCAATGATAATAACGTAGTTACCAGAAGTTCTACCTAAAGCACCTCTGTCACCAACTTTTTCTTCGACATTGGAAACAATGGTACCTTCTGGACAAGCACCCAATGGCAAGATGTTACCAACGTTCAAAGAAGCCTTCTTACCGGCGTAAATAAATTGACCAGTGTAGACACCTTCGTTAGCAATGAAAGTTTCTTCTCTCAATTTGTACTTGTATGGGTCTCTGAAAGCAACTTTGGCTAATGGAGCACCTCTACCTGGGTCATGGATGATTTGTTTGACAACACCACGGATGTAACCATGACGTTCAGCATAATCCAAGGTTCTTAACTTGGCAGCACCTTTTCTTAATCTGGTGTGAGAAGTGAAAATAGAACCAGCACCTTTTCTTTGGTTACGAATAACTCTACCTgtagaaatagaaaatgtTAGTAAACAATTATTCTTGAATAATGTTAAATATACACCATGTGTATTAGAAGTCCTccaattcttgtaaatcaGATTATATCAAACACTCTGTATGATCAAATATATAGAAATTTGAATGTACgattatattgaaaaacgaaaactgaaaattaatgatatcTTTGCATTTTGAATGTCCTTGTAGAATATTggttgaagaagatgatgatgatgatgacgcCATAATCttggtgaaaaattttACAATTATCGGGAATTTAATCTTTCTTGTTGCAATGATCATTACAATTTTCCTCCATTATCGATACATTTTGTAGATTAACCTTTCTTTGACATTTCCAGGTGTACAAGACATGTTGGACTTCATGTTGTTTCCTCACATACCCATTGTTTAGTGATTGGTTTGTACTAGTAACTTTTGTAAGTAATTctaaaaattttgttttattttttttttttttcaccaaCTGTGATGGTGAGCGAATTCGTGAGAGTGAGAGAGCTTACTGAGAACAGAGACAGAGAGAGTGTGTGTGAGAAACAAAGTGCGAAACTGAGCCTGTGCGAGAGACTGTTTACAGTAACATTAAAGCGATTTCTATGATCTTTTTTCCTCTCCCAAAAAATGTATGCAGGATGTTAATATGCGTGAGTTAGGGCTACAGCCccaatttgttttcttctGCACGTGagtaattgaaaaattaacacacacaaaacaaacaatcaCTTGGCTTGGGCTACAATACGTAAGCTAGATGCCGGCACCTTCAGTAGATTGGTTTCAAAACGTTTAGGAGGGTCTTGGTGATATCTGAAGGTATCAAACAAGTGAGCCACTATAAATCCCTGTTCCCAATCAGTTGTAATTGTGAAACCTCGCCTAATTAGCATGTTATTAGCAAAGAAACTCAATGCTAGATCCAAATACGGTATCATGTACTGTCCTTTTGTATTTAGGCAATTAAACTACAATCTCACTTACTGAATGGGCTGAGTTGCTCTCTAGTTGacaagaattatttattgttcaaattgGTTGCAAAAATTTGTCAAAAATTTTGAGAACATAATAACtttgttattatcaaaatacaaaaacaCATACTATTACTAGACACAGTATTTTCATATCAAATGCTACAAGCTAAATATACGCAGGCATTATATGCTTGTCTAGATTTAGTTCCTTTCGCTCCAAAAGTGGAAGTGGATTGTCTCACGAGTGACCAAATTCACCTTTGTCACTATCTCTGACTTAACTCTTTTCTGGTATCAGTTCAaaccaattctttttcttgccAATAAAAGGTATACTAATAGCAAAATTGCAGAAGTAAGTTCCTATAACTAGTTTCTTATAATCAAAACTAACATGAACAAGAACACTGCATGCTCACACTACAAATGCGCCTTGGTATAAGAATTAGGAACTCACTCTAAAAATGTCGCACACGAAACTTGTGTACGACTCATCTCCATCTCAAAATCAGAGCTGAAACTGGTGCAGTATTTCACGCCAATCTTTTTTAAAGCATTATTAGCTGAGGCTCCATGAACACATTGAAGATAAATATTCCGAACGAACAAACATGATAAGacaaaatataataatagttcATAGAAGGTCATTTTGCCAATCTTTATATTTAGcagaaaatttgaaatcaaaacatGACATCGAGAATGAAATGACAACTAAAAGCGATACAAGCAACTTCCAAATACCACTTGATACAAATGAGCCTGAAGATGGCGTGTCTTTAAGAAATAGTGCTAGAGTAAGGAGTTTAATCAACCGGATTATTGAAACCGGGGGAAACCAAAGTAAACGAAATCGGActatcaataataacacCACGAGTAAGTTGTTTCAAAATCCAGATAAAATGAAAGTcttgaagaaaatattttcgAAACCACAGGCATCGACAAAGTGGGACAAAAAACACATTAAGGGAAAGCTACAAACAAAGCGTAATGAAGTTACCAAACCATCAAAAGAACCATTTTACAAAGACACGTcttcaaataaatattcaacTAGTAGCAACGTCATTAAGCACCCTTTAAAACAATGTATTGCCCCTAAAAATGAAGATATTGCTCAATTAGCTCATAATTTAGATCGAGTGTTATTTTCACCAGGAGTCCATTTTTTACAAGACCCCAGAACTAGAATATATAATTTTGCCccttttttgaaaaaagtgATCAACTATaaagatttcaattttgaagCAATTGGGAATTATACACCAGTCTCGaaacatcaacaattgttaGAAAATTCTCAAAAACTTGAGAAACAATTCTattcttcaacttcttccATGACATCTTTGCTATCTAagttttatcattttttaaataaatatgataAATGGGATGTTAAGCGGTTCGGTAAAATTCCCTTTTCAGGAATGAGTAATGAATTGCCAactaatttgattttaaaacCTCAAGGTGACTTTATTGATTCCATaacaaaggaaaagaaaccaGTCTATTCTATTCAAGCTGATAATTCATGTGACTTAGATACCCTTCTTAGTGCCATGGGAATGTGTATGGAAACATTATTAACAAACCcacaaaatgaatttgtcAAATATCATAAGGATAGTGGGATTGAGTTTAGTGAACCGCCTACTAATGCTTATAATTATGCATCTTATGGGGATTTTTTATTGAGATCACAATTGGATTGCTATGATGAAAGATTGCCAGGGAATGGTACATTCGATTTGAAAACTCGAGCATCAACAAACATTAGATATAATTCCAAAAGTGGATCTTTAGAGAAGAACgattatcaaatttggaaattgaaTGGTAGTTATGAATCCTTCGAACATGAGTTCAGAGATATGATAAGAACTGGTGCCATGATGAAGTATTTATTCCAGGCAAGAATAGGACAAATGGATGGTATCTTCATTGCTTATCATAGCATTAACACCATATTTGGGTTCCAATATTTACCACTTGAGGAAttggataaattattttacACTGGAAACACCTTTTCTGAAGTTCCAGAAATTGatgtaaaaaaattaaatgtAAATAGATTACCTGATAAATTACCATCTTTGATTGGGGAAACACAATTTAAGTTTTCATTGGAAATTTGGCAAAAGTTATTACAAGAACatattttaaaagattTGAATCAATCTCTAAACGGTAATCCAACCCCGTTTAGATTGATTGTGAAATATGACACATTCGCACATTTACTTCGAGTATTTGCAATACCAGTTACTGATGAAGAGATTGAAGTGTTACAATCGTTTCCAGAGAGATTCAAACGTGATTTTGCAGAAGATGAGAATTTGGCTGAAGTACAGAAACATGCTAGAGAGTTGAGGAAATTTAATGACAAAAGTCTTGAAACAAAGGAAATATTCAGCTATGTAATTAAAATGGATTCGAGCTTGATTGATGGAAAAATTAGACAATACTACAAATTACCCCATGACTACTTTGAAGACTGGCAATTAATATATAACATCAAAAGAACTACAAATCCTCCAAAGAAATACATCAGTGACTTATTGAAATTTCCTGAAACAAAGATTTCTGAACGCTTAAACAATGTTCATGAAATTTATGAAAAAATAGGAGCAATTAGAAAGAAGTCATgggaagaaaaagaaaaagtatCACAAGTGTACCATCCGAAATTCAAGTTTTGATAGGGCAAATCATAGTTTACTCTGTAAATAGTTTCctctttttatttaatatagATATACCAAAACATATAACAACATTTTTTGCACATAATCTCCTTGGAAGTTAATACTGGCTTCTGTGCCTGAGAGTCGTATATAGagtaattaatttaatacTAACGCTACTGTTCCACGGTTATTCACAATAACGGAGATCAATTACCCCAACTTTTCCATAAactaaaattaaatgaaaaatatgattGAGTCATGATGGAGTAAACATATATGAGTCAAATATTGTGGAGATCCCGTGGTCCGTGgttcaaaaatttcaacTTTCTCACTTGGGGAGGGGAAGTAATTTTGAATGTGCCATAGATCCGAAAACtctcttttcttttgaCCATTATGCACGATCATCTCATTCAAGGTGAAAAAACAGATTTTTGTTAGACAAAGATAAGAACGAGAATGAAATGACTTCATTATGCAGAAGTGAAACATAATTAATTCCGTTTTCCCTaaatttgtaaaaaaactaaacaaacaatcaaGATAtcgtttcttttttttttttttttttgctttctAGTCTTATAGACACGTTTTCTTGTCGCCACCATTGGTTGGCTAGCCGGCAGGGCGTTACTGTTGTTGTCCTGGACCACTTCTGCCACTGCCACCGCCACCGAGTTCAATAATCCACATGGTGGcgtattattattcttgttgtttctttttttttgtattgcATATTGCCTGCGTATTGGCATTTCCTATTTGagtaataatgaatttctTCTCACACAAACTTCGGATTAAATATTTCCAGACGCACGCACTATAACATAAAAAACGAAAGACAAGAAATGAAACAAGGGCGCATCATCAAAGACACGGGCTTTTGGAATTGAGGcttaatttaattaaccAGGTGATGGATGAAATGGTTTCGTTCAGCAATAAACAAGGTCAAGTAAAGACTGTCAACAAGATATTTTGGATCATACCAACGCAGTATTGTAAATGTTTTCAACAATATGTGAAAAAAACATAACTCTGTATATGTGTTTAGTTTCCGTTGGTCCCATTTTTTTCGGAATAACTATTTGTtatccaaaaaaagaacatcTTGTTAACctgcaaaaaaagaaaaaacaatagtaaaaagaaaaaaaaagaacataCTGACAATGCATTCTAGTATTTTCTCTCACTCTTCCGTGTCCCCTTTCTCCCTTTCGCTTGGTATGAAGGACTGACTAATAAAACaacatcaattaattagtCATTAGAGTTGTGTAAACTGTAAAAATAAGAACAGTCCGTGTGTGAACTatcaaaaaatacaaatga
This is a stretch of genomic DNA from Candida dubliniensis CD36 chromosome 1, complete sequence. It encodes these proteins:
- a CDS encoding mitochondrial translation system component, putative (Similar to S. cerevisiae PET127;~Similar to C. albicans PET127) is translated as MIRQNIIIVHRRSFCQSLYLAENLKSKHDIENEMTTKSDTSNFQIPLDTNEPEDGVSLRNSARVRSLINRIIETGGNQSKRNRTINNNTTSKLFQNPDKMKVLKKIFSKPQASTKWDKKHIKGKLQTKRNEVTKPSKEPFYKDTSSNKYSTSSNVIKHPLKQCIAPKNEDIAQLAHNLDRVLFSPGVHFLQDPRTRIYNFAPFLKKVINYKDFNFEAIGNYTPVSKHQQLLENSQKLEKQFYSSTSSMTSLLSKFYHFLNKYDKWDVKRFGKIPFSGMSNELPTNLILKPQGDFIDSITKEKKPVYSIQADNSCDLDTLLSAMGMCMETLLTNPQNEFVKYHKDSGIEFSEPPTNAYNYASYGDFLLRSQLDCYDERLPGNGTFDLKTRASTNIRYNSKSGSLEKNDYQIWKLNGSYESFEHEFRDMIRTGAMMKYLFQARIGQMDGIFIAYHSINTIFGFQYLPLEELDKLFYTGNTFSEVPEIDVKKLNVNRLPDKLPSLIGETQFKFSLEIWQKLLQEHILKDLNQSLNGNPTPFRLIVKYDTFAHLLRVFAIPVTDEEIEVLQSFPERFKRDFAEDENLAEVQKHARELRKFNDKSLETKEIFSYVIKMDSSLIDGKIRQYYKLPHDYFEDWQLIYNIKRTTNPPKKYISDLLKFPETKISERLNNVHEIYEKIGAIRKKSWEEKEKVSQVYHPKFKF